The genomic segment CGGCCAGTATGGCGAGCTGCTATTTGACGACACCAAGGGCGAAGTACGCACTAAGCTATCGAGCGAGCACGGTAAAACCCAGCTTAACCTTGGTTATTTAATCCACCCTAGAACCGATGGCAAGGGTGAGCCACGCGGCGAAGGCTTCGAGCTGCGCACGGATAATCAAGGTGCAATCCGCTCTAATGGCCTCTTGATCAGCACTGAAACCAAAAACGGCGCATCAGGCAAGCAACTCGACCACAGCCCAGCACGAAACCAGCTTGAATCAGCACTGGCACTCGCCCAAAGCCTGGGTGAAACCGCCACCAACCAGCTCGCCGACACCATAGAAACCGGTGAAGGCGATAAAACCGTTAAGCCCGACAACAGTGCAGGCGACAAAGCCACCACCGGCCATCTGCACCACCATGTGCACGCCAGCAAAAGCTTGGAAGCGGGCAGCAACACAGACAAAGACGGCAAGAGCAAATCTAAAGACCAGGCGGGCCAGCAAAAAATCATTCTGCTGCACGGCGAAGATGGTGTGGCCATCACCAGCCCACAAAGCCAGACCCTTGCCGCAGGCACCAACCTAGATCTGGTTGCCCAAAGAGACACCAACCAAACCTCCGGCCGCCGCTGGATACACAACGTAGGTCAACACATCAGCCTGTTTGTAGCCGGGGTAAAAGACAAAGTTTCGCTCAAACTGATCGCAGCCAAAGGCAAAATCCAGCTGCAGGCGCAAAGCGACAATATTGAAATCACCGCAGACAAAAACGTAAAAATCACTGCCTGCAAAGAAAAAGTAGAAATCGCCGCAGGCGACGAAGTGCTCTTCACCTCCGGTGGCGGCTATATCCGCTTAAAAGGCGGCAATATCGAGATTCATTGCCCGGGAGAAGTGAGTATTAAGGGGGCGAGTCATGAGTTGAGTGGGGGGACGAGCCTGGCAAAAACTTATAATGAAATGCCCGTGAGCAAGTTTGAGCGGAAATATCAAATCAAAGATGAAGAATCGGGCCAACCACTCGCTAATCAGCGATTTAAAATCACACGTGCTACAGGCGAAGTGGAATTCGGTAAAACAGATGGCAATGGGTTTACTCATATGATTAAAAACCCTGATACCTCTGAACGCATTCAAATTGAAGTGGTAGCAACACCTAAGAAAAAAGAAAAAAGTCAGAGGATTAGTAATGACGACGCCGAATAATGCGGATCTGGAATGTAAACAAACAGACTCTCTTGGCGCTGCCAATGGTAAGGATAAGATTAAGCCCATTTGCATGCCCAAGAAAATTCAATTTCTGACGGAGCTTGATAAAGGGTCAGGCAACGATGGGTCAGGTAGTAGCACATCAACTGCCATGCTATATGATCATCGATATAATATTGAGGTGTGCCTGTTTAATGGCGAAAAACTACCGAATAGCGAAGATTATAAATGGGCTATTGAGTATATTTCTCCTTCCTTGCAAGGCAAAAAAATTCGCCACGAACTTAAACAGCAAGGAGCGAGAATTGGCTTAGAAATTGATGACATCGATTATTGCGGCTGTGAGCTTTCAATTCAGGCGTATACCGATGCACCTGAAAAATTTATCGAGTTAAAACAACTGGTTCATCACCGTTTTTATTGGGTTGATAAAAAAAGAATCGATAAACAGATTCAGGAGCGAAAAAGCGAGCCATGGCGAATTGATCAGGGCCGTAGCAGTCTGTGTGGTATGGCCGCACTTTATTATGTCACTATCAAAAATAGTGCCGATCGCTATCAAAAGATTGCACAAGATCTGCATCGAATGGGTGAATGCACCATAGATGGATTTCGAATAAAGCCATCAGGCAAAATGTATGAAATCGACCCCGCAAATCATGGTGGGTACAAACGGATGGAAATGTGGGAAGTCGATTGGATTGTGCTCGCCGGAACGCGCAGCTCGGAAAGTAATTTAGGCTATCATGGGCTGGAATCGGGTAGCTGGGATCAATTTGCCGCAATTAATTGGCCTGGAATGATGGAAGACTTGGTCAAAAAAATTGGCGGATATAAACAAACTAAAGCTGTGGATGTAGATTTGCTCACACCACTTACTCAAAACGCATTCCTTAGTAATAGCCGCGATCCTGCAAAAGATCTGGTCAAACTGGATGAAATGGAGAAGAGTCATCGCGAGGGCAAGCAAATCTTAATGATGATCGATATGGATATGCTATTGGACACACCAGGCTACAAGCTAGGCGATATTGCTCAATCACACTGGATTGTTTATGAAGGTGGTATGGTAAAGGATGCAAGTAAGCAAAGTGTGAAGTTTAAAGTATATAGCTGGGGATATGATCCCAGTACCGGTACTAAGTATGAGTTTAATCAAGTCTCGTTAACTTCAAAGAAACGTAACCCAATAAAAACAAGTGACGGTATTTTATTTCCCTCTTTTACGAGTAACCATTATGGCCATATTGAAGCATACAACTAAGATCGTAGCAGGTTTTTTTATAGTCTTGTCATTTGCTGCCTATGCAAGTGAATGTGAGTCTATACCTGCTGCGGTATTGATTCATGACTGGGTTGGCGAGTTGCCCAAGCAAGCGGAGTTGCAAATATACAAGGGTGACAGTAAATTTATTGATAAAAAAAAGTCAGTTATCGAAAGAAAAAATATAGAGTTTTATCAACCTAAGCCAGAGTATTTACCGACCTTAGAAATCGATTTCTCAGAGCTAGAATCGACTCGTTTACCAATAAATGCTGATTTTATTCTGGTAATCGATAATAAAATTGAGTATCGATTCTCGGAAATTGAACCTCCAATAAAGCGATTCGGCTGTCCGGTTCGTGGAAAAGTAAATGGGTGCGAATTTGGTGGAAATATTCCAACCATGTCTACGAATTTAAAGTGCGGAAAGAGAATAAGCCAAAGTAAATGAAATTACTGACTTTATTAACTAACTGATTGCGAATGAATTTAAGGCTGCGGCTTGGGGTCACGACTTGGGGTCAGGCCTTGGATTAACACACTAACTATTCTTAATCGGTGGGAATATATGTTAATGCAAAACCTGCCCCCATTGTTCTTGTTTTTTATTAAAAAAATTGGCGTTATGTTTAAAATTTTTATGTTTTTAATGGTTTGTATTTCTTCATCACTGGCATTTGCTGATGTTGAAAAAGATACAGTTTTTTCTAGTGATGGCATGCACAGCTTGCATTATGAGTGTGCAGACTTTAAATGTGATTTTTGGGTTAAAGATAATCATGCAACTGAGGTGAAGTTGCTGAGTAAAATTAAAGCAAGGTATCCTGCAATAAGTTGGTTGAATCCGTCATTGGCACAGATCATTTTAAGCTGTGGTAGTGATTGCAATATTAAGTATTACTATCATGTTAAAAATGGCCTTAGTATCCCGCTGCAACAGGTTTTGGCAATAGAAGCTAATAAGCAATGTGTATTGCTTGCCACTGAAAATGGGTTGAGCTTAGAAAATATTTACAGTCGTAAAGTTAGATTGAAAATACCTTACACAGATCCAAGTATGAAATTTGATCAATCAAGGGCGGTTATGTATGTTGGCATGGAGGCTACTTTTGATCATAAAGGTGGACTGATTTTGAATTATACAGATGAGAATAGCCATTCTAGACATAAGTACTATAAAAATGTGTGTATCTAATTGATCTATTTTTTAAAAAATGAGAAGTAAATTGTGTGTTTATTTTTCTATATTTATAAATATTTAAATAGACATTAAAGGTCCGTCTGAAGGGCTATTTATAGAATATTATTTAATTAATATTTTGCTGCTAAAAATAGCAAGAGTGATCGTAAAGTGAAAGTATATTAAAGTAGCGTTGGTCGGGTCTTGGCCCGATCAAAATTGTTGGTGGATTAATTTTATTCGTATAAAACTCTTTGCTTTGTTACTGGGTGGCGGCTCTAGCCTGCCATATATTGCTATGAATTATAATGAACCTATTTGCAGAATGTAGCAATATAATGAAAGAGTAAAGGTAGCGCATGAAAAATATTGCATTCTTAGTTTTTAATTATTGTTTATTAGTAACTGCTCCTGTTTATGCTGCACTTTCCCTTGATCAAGGCTATGCAATTAATAAACCTTATGTTTCTATGTCGCCCGAAGAGGCGGATGATATTAGAAATTTTATGGAGAGTTGGGAAAATGCAGTTGTCCGTGATATTGGAGCTAATGCTGAATTGAGTGGTAAAATAAAATCGGGAGGGGAGAATCGTGCCCGAATGTTTTTAAATAAGAAAAAATATTATATTTGGGCTCAGCAGTATCAAGTTAATAAATTACTTTCTTCTAAAGAAAAAAATGCTAGCGAGAAAGGAATGAATATACATAATAATGGTGTTTGTGATTTATATGTGCATGACGATGAAATGATTAAAGTAGCATCATTTAGAGTTAACCTTCCAGAGTATCATTACTGTAATGGTATTTATGGATTAGGGGCGGTTAAAGGACAGGATGCATTATTGATGACGATTGCTTATGTATTAGAAAATATAAAGGCAGTTCAGAAAGTTGATGTTGATGCGAGTAATGTGAAAAAAATGACTATATTGCTTAAATTTCACGAGAGAAATGGTAAGGTTTTTATTACACAAGATGATAGTTGTCTTGGTAATCCAAATAAAACGGGAGATATTTTATCTGCCAGAAAAGCTTTGCAGCAATGCGCAAAATAAAATCTATTCAAAGGGTTTTGAAAAAAAAAAGCGAATGCTAGCCGTGTAGGGGGCTTGACCTGCGCACTGTGATTGCTGATTTTAGTTTATTTGTTAGAACGATCAAGGGATCGGTTTTTTTTAGAAGACGGCGGGCTACGCCTGTGGCTCTGAAATGAGTTTTTTCGATGAAGAGAGTCATCGCTATTTAAATAAAGAATTGATTGAAATTCTTAAAAAAACGAAGCGATTTGTTGTAAGCTTGTGTAGATTATAATAATGAATTGAGCATTTGAAGAGTTTGTGATTAAAACAAGAGATATAATTAAGAAGATTTAAGCTCTGCATGTGTATCATGATTATCTGATAATGAAATGATGGCTGTAAGTTTTAAAAAATTTCTGCTATCCGTGTGAATAAGTCGTGGTAAAAAGTTTGGTAAATAGATTGAATTATTGCTTGATGTTTCTAATCTGTGTATTTATTGCGGTAATTAATTTTAGACTCTTATAACTCTTCGGGACCCATCCCATGTCTACCCCCCTTAAAGCTCTTATCTCCCGCCTTACTCCTACAGCCCGCCGTGCGGTGGAGGAGGCGGCTAGTCGTGCTTTGTCGCGTACTCATTTTGAGATTGAAATTGAACACGTTGTGCTGGCAATTTTGGCTCAGGACGATAATGCGGGGGTGGCGGCTTTGCATTCCCTAGGTTTGAGCCTAGATCAGTTAGAAAAAGAGCTGGATGCGGCGCTGGATCGCTTTCGCACAGGCAATACGCGCAATCCGGTCTTATCCACCTGGCTGCCAAAATGGCTAGAAAAAGCATGGCTGCTGGCCAGTGCCGAGCTGGGGCAGGATTCGGTTTCTACTTTGGATTTGCTGCTGGCGCTGGTGCAGGATGATGCTTTACGCGCAACCTTACAGGGCAGCTCGGCCACGCTGGCCAAGATGGATGGCAAGCGCGCTTTGCAGGGCTATGTGGCTTTGCGCCAGCATGGTAATGAGGCGGCGACCAATTCAGAAAACCTGCCAACTGGCGATGCGCCAGATATGAATTTGGATCAGCCTGCGCCGCGCCGTGGCAGCCCGGGGCTAGATAAATATACGATCGATCTAACTGCACAAGCACGTTTGGGCAAGATTGATCCGGTGCTGGGGCGTGAAACAGAAATCCGCCAGATGATTGATATTCTGCAGCGCCGCCGTCAGAACAACCCCATTTTAACCGGCGAGCCTGGCGTGGGTAAAACCGCCGTGGTAGAAGGCCTGGCGCTTAAAATTGTGAGCGGTGAAGTGCCGCCGGTGCTGAGTGGCGTAACTTTACGCACCTTAGATTTGGGCCTGCTGCAAGCCGGTGCATCAGTGAAAGGCGAGTTTGAAAACCGCCTGCGTCAGGTGATTGATGAAGTTAAAGCCAGCCCTGTGCCGATTATTTTGTTTATTGATGAGGCACATACGCTGATTGGTGCGGGTGGTGCGGCTGGGCAAAATGATGCGGCTAATTTATTAAAGCCTGCCTTGGCGCGGGGTGAGCTGCGTACGATTGCGGCCACCACATGGGCCGAATATAAAAAATATTTTGAAAAAGACGCCGCGCTGGCGCGACGCTTTCAGGTGGTTAAAGTGGACGAGCCAGCGCCAGACATTGCGGTGCAAATGGTGCGCGGCCTTACCGATGCGATGGCTAAGCACCATGAAGTGGTGATTATGAATGAGGCAGTAGTGGCCGCGGTGCATCTATCCAGCCGCTATATCACGGGTCGCCAGCTTCCAGATAAGGCGATCAGCGTGCTCGATACCGCCTGCGCCCGCGTAGCTTTGTCGCGTTCTGGCCGCCCAGCGCCGATCGAAAATGTAGAAGTGCTGATTGCTAATATCGAGCGTGAAATCAAGGCGCTGCAAACCGAAGAAGGCCATGGTGAGAGAATTGCCGAGCTGACGGGGCAGCGTGAAATTTTAGAAGTAGATTTACAGCAGTTGCAGGCCGCATGGGCCGTGCAGCAGCAGGTGATTAATGAAATTGAGGCGCTTAAAGCCGCCGCCACTGATACCAAACCTGCCAAGGGTAAGAAAATCAGCCCGCTGCAGGCCAAGCGCACCGAGCTGCGCGAGCTGCAAAAGCAACATCAGCTGGCTTATGAATGCGTGGATGAAAGCGTGATTGCCGACGTGATTTCTGGTTGGACAGGCATTCCCTTGGGCCGCATGGTCAGTAATGAATTAGAGCAGGTGCAAAAGCTGGCCGGCCTCTTGGCAGAAAGGGTGATCGGCCAGGATCACGCCTTAGAGCAAATTGCCGAGCGCGTGCAGATTGCCAAGGCCAATTTGGATGATCCAAGCAAGCCTAAGGGCGTGTTTATGCTGGTTGGCCCGTCTGGCGTGGGTAAAACTGAAACTGCGCTGGCTCTGGCTGAATCTTTATACGGTGGTGAGCGTAATCTGATTACGATTAATATGTCAGAATACCAAGAGGCGCATAGTGTGTCCGGCCTAAAAGGCTCGCCTCCGGGTTATGTGGGTTATGGCGAGGGCGGTGTGCTCACCGAAGCCGTGCGCCGCAAGCCTTATTCGGTGGTGTTGCTAGATGAAGTCGAAAAAGCCCACCCTGATGTGATGGAGCTGTTTTTCCAGGTGTTTGATAAGGGCCTGCTGGAAGACAGCGAAGGGCGCGAAGTCGATTTTAAAAACACCATTATCCTGCTGACATCCAATACCGGTACCGATCTGGTGATGCGTGCCTGCGAGCATGGCGTAACGGTTGAAGATGTCACGCGTGACCCGACGGCCGATGATTTGATCGAAATTTTGCGCCCAACTTTACAAAAAGCCTTTAAACCGGCGTTTTTGGGCCGCCTGACTATCGTGCCTTACTTCCCGATTTCGGATGAAGTATTGCGTAAGATTGTAGGGCTGAAGCTGGCCAAAATCGCCCGCCGTATCGCGCAAAACCATGGTGCAGTGCTGGAATACCCAAGCGAGCTGGTGGATTCAATTGCCAACCGCTGCATGGATGTAGATAGCGGTGCGCGCGATGCAGATGCCATTCTGACCCGTACTGTGCTGGCGCAGATTTCCACTGATTTGCTGGCCAGAATGTCGGCAGGCAAGCCGGTGAAAAAGATTGTGCTTTCACTGAAAAACGACGAAGTAAAAGTGAAAATCAGCTAAGCAGTTATAGCGCAAGGCAAGGGCAGGTGGCTTAGGGCTGCCTGCCCTTAATGGCGTTTTTATTCGTTTAAGGAATTTTATATGTTGGGAACACTGGGGCTGTTTGGCGGGCTCTTTGCTGGCTGGTGGCTATTGCTGTGGTGGGGCTTGCCTATCAGCTTTCAGAAAATGAGCCCAACGGCCATGCTGCTGACGCATCTGGCCCCGCCGGTGATCTTTGGCGTGGCGTGGCGTATCTGGCAAAAAATACGCGAATCCCGCATCGTGCAGGCTCAGGCCGCTGGTCAGGAAGCGGCAGAAGCAGATCGTCAGGCTCAGCGTGAAGCTGCTAAGCAGCAGCATTATGCGGCGCTGGCAGAGCGGCAGATTAAATCGCTTTGCCGGGGCGTCTGGGTGCAGGCTTTGCCGGTAAAAGATGCGCCGGCATGGCTGGAAGAAATCCCCGATGGCGCCTACTGGACGACGCTGGAGCGGGATGAAATCAGCGCAGATGCAGAAGAAACCACAGAGCAGGTTCAGCAGACTTTGCAGCAGCTTTTAAGTGATGTTTACACGACCGCGCCAGGGGCGGCCTGGTTGCCGCATTATTTTGAAGCCAACCCGCAGCTGGAAGGGCGTGAGCAGCTGGAAATGCTGAAGCAGGCCCAGCTGCAAGCCATTGCTCATCAGGATTTCGAAGAAAACTCACCCAACCCTGAGCCGCGTTTTTTTCCTGGCTCCGGCGCATTAATGAGCCGCGTTCAGCAGCTGTTTCAGCAAGACCCCGGCCTGCCCGGCATGGTGGTTTATGCCGCTGATGCACCGTTTTTAACGCGTGGTATTCCTGAAGACGAGTGGGATGAGCCGGATGCGGCTCAGGAAGAAACGAATCAATGGCTGGGAAAACCAGGCTATGCCGCCGTAGCCATGATCTTTTTGCGGGAAAACCTGCCGGTGCCACAGCCGGTCAGCACGCAGGAAGCCAGCCAGGATGCTTACACACCTTACTGGGAAAAGCAGCAGCAGTATGGTGACGAGCGCTGGGGACGCGTGCCCTTGCAATGGCAGGATACGCTGGCGCAATTACCCGTATTGGCCGAGCTGCGCCTTGGTGAACAAGCCACCATTGTGCATAAGCAGCTGCTGCCTATGACAAGGCAAATCCATACCCTGTTTGATAATGCGCTGGTGAATGCAGGCCTGCGGGATTATCCATTTAGTAGTGATGATAAAGACGAGGCCAAAGATCAGGCAGAAAGCATTGCCTGGCTGGTTCACAATAGTGGCGATGTGGATGTGGGCGGCACGCGACTCGCCGCAGTTTCATCGGCTCTGCAGCAATATGCCGTGCCATTAAACCCGATCGATGACGCCAGTAATTGCGTGCGCGAATGGGGCGATGTGGGCGCGGCAAGGTCTGTGTTGCAAATGGCCGTGGCCGTGGTGCACAGCGCCCGTTTAGCAGCACCAGCCGTATTAACAGAATTTGATCGCCAGGGTGATACCGAGCATTTCAGCGTGGCCCTGATCAGGCCGCAGGAGCAGTCTGCATGAAAAAAGTCATTCGCATTGGCGACCCGACCAGCCATGGTGGCGTGGTCATCAGCGGCGCATCCAAAACCGTTTTATTTGGAAAAGTAGTGGCATTGCTGGGTGATAAAGTCAGCTGCCCTGTGCCTGGCCACGGTATTTGCCCCATTGTTGAAGGCGATCCAAGCTGGCTAATTGATGGAAAACCCGTGGCGCTGGAAGGGCATAAAACATCTTGCGGCTCGGCGTTGATTTCTACGATGCCAGAGATGGGTAAGGGTTAGTGTCTGAAATATGACATATGAGAAAGTATTCTTGTAAAATTGCACTGTGATTAATAAAAATGGACAAAAAATGTGGTCAAATTGTCCGTCACAGATCGTTTCGTACTTTCATTGCTTTCCCTGACCGCCAGACTCAAACTCGCTTTTGTCTGGCTTTGGGGTCTGTTGTTTTAAAATATTACCCATTTGCTTTATCTGCGATAAGTTTAAACTGCTCGCTTAATTCAGCAGATTGTTTGTAAATAAAGGATTTAATCATGAAGAAATCAGAAATTGTTTTAGCCTGCTCGGCGGTGTTTTTTGCCGGGATACTGACAGGGTGTACAGATCTTCCGACGCAGCCAGCTACTACAGCATCCGCTACATCATGGTTAAAAGCACCAGAAGCCCCTGTGGTGGCGCTGGGTAAGCCATATATGCTTAAATTTGAAAAAATGTCAGCCAAGCTTACACCGCAGCAAGAAGAAATCTTAACTGCGCTGGCTCCTCAGCTTAAAGATGCCAAATTGATTATTTTGCGTGGCTATTGCAGTAAAAGAGATATTGGCAATGCCAAAGATTCTGCATTGGCCCGCGCGATCAATGTAGAAAAATTCCTAGTCACCCAGGGCATTGTGGATCAGAAAATGAGCTTGCGTTATAACACCGACGATGCAGAACACGCAGTTGAGCTGGAAATCGGTGGTTAATCTTTTAGCGGCAAGCGTAGCCCATGATCCATCAGGCTAATGGGCTATTGCTTTTGCAGTAAGGGCGAAACCCGCGGGCGGTACTGAAAAATACGCGGTTTTCGCCAGCCATCAGCCGATTCAAAGTTTGCAAGCATGCAGCCGCCTTATGGCAATCGGTGGATTTTAAACTCATAAGGCGGCAGCATTGAAGGCTGTGTCTTCCCGGGCGCTTAATCGTTGCGCTTAATATCCAGCAGCTCGTTAAGCTGGCCCAGTGTTGCATCATCTTTAATGACTGATCCCAACCATTCTTCTAGGCTCATTTCTGCCCACTTGGCTGCGCGCTCGGCCAGCAGAGCTACGGGGCTGTGTGGCTCGTGCTGGCGGAAGTAGCGGGCCACTTCGACCAGTTGGCGCACGGCATCTGTGCGGCTTTGCAGCGGGCCTTGGCGGGCAGGAGTGTGGCTAATGGCCTGAGGGGTAGGGCTGCTTGCTGGGCTTTCATGGCTGATCATAGGGGCTGGCTCATGGTGGGCGGGGGCAGTAGATGGCTCGCCCCATTGCAGGCGCAGGCGGTTAACAACCTCAAGGCAGGCATTGAGCGCATTGCGTAATTCGGCAAAATTAGGCGCAGCAAAGCCAAAGCGATCGTCGATGCGTTTATCCAGTGCGTGATAAGCCTGTTGGGTGTGTTCAAGCTGGGTATGCAGCTGTTTAAACCAGCTGGCGCCACTGGCGTCTACGCTTTTATCAAAGATTTCACCAGCGAGCTTGCCTTCGGCCAGTGCGGCTTCTTTGGCTTGGCTGTCTTTCAGCCCCATGTTTTCTACTTCACGCGATTCCTGCCACTGCTGCCAGTTGTAGCCGCCGTGAATCGGATCGGTCAGCGGCACTTCGCGTAGCGCCATGCCCATCTGATTATTAAACCACTCCAGCTTGCCAACCCGTTCGTCTAAATCATCAGGATCGTATTCCGGATAGGCGGTTTCCCAGTAATGATCTAGTAGGCCATCCAGCACTTGCAAGGCCAGATGAGCTCCGGCAAAACCGCGGGTTTTAACCAGTGCTTCCCCATACCATGCCGCAAGTTGAAAATCTTTGCTTTGCTGGCTGAGTGCCTGTTTGCAAAGTTGAATCACTTTGCTCCAGTCGGCGGTTTTTAATTGCTGGCCCCAATCGCCCTGAGAGAGGCTGGGGTCATCCGCACGGCGGGCTTCGCGGATCTGATCAAAGAGAGCGGAATAGCCCAAATCCTCACCAGCGGGCTGATCTGCAGAGATGGGGGCCAGCAAAGTGGCCAGTTTGTCTTGGGTCGTCATGGCGTTTCCAGAGCTTTTTAAAGAATGTCAGGTCTGTCAATATGGTGTTTTAATTACAACAACTTGTCATTACACCTAGGGGTAAATTTATCAATAGGGTAACAATTCCTTTCATTATTACTCAGTATTGCCTGATAATGTCAGCTTAATACGGGCCGATGGTATATTTAATATTGACGCGGAATCTGCTCGTTATATTTATTCACTCCCGAAAGACTGTGCCTCATGCTTGATTCATTATTGCCATATTACGAACGTGAGCTGAGTTTATTACGCGAATTGTCGGGCGAGTTTGCCCGCCGTTACCCTAAAATTGCTGGCCGGCTGCAATTAGAAGGGGATCAGTGTGAAGATCCGCATACCGAGCGTCTGATTGAATCATTCGCCTTTCTTGCCTCACGCATTCATAAAAAGCTGGACGACGAATACCCGGAAATTGCCTCCAGCTTTTTAGATGTGCTCTATCCGCATTATCTGCGGCCGATTCCATCGTCCAGTATTGTGCAGTTTGAGTGTGATCCCCTGCGGCCGGAAATCGCCAAGCGCTATGTGATTGAGCGTGGCCAGCCTGTGCATGCACCCGCCATTCAGGGTGTAACGTGCAAATTCAGAACCTGCTATCCGGTGGATCTTTATCCGCTGTCTTTATCAGATGCCAAGCTGGAGTTAAGCAGCAGCTCGCCTAATTTGCGCCGCATCGCGCCCGATGCCGCAGCGGTGTTAACGCTGGAATTCAATACCCACGGCAATTTGCCCATCAGCGGCATTAATTTGCAATCGCTCAGATTATTTCTGGATGGTGAGCCCGCACTGATGCATTTGGTGTACGAGCTGTTGCTGTCCGGCACAACGCGTTTGCGCGTGGGCGATGGCAGCGATGATCCAGCCCGCACCCGCTTTTTGCCCGCTGCAGCCATTGCGCCGGTAGGCTTTGGTCGTGATGAAGGCGTGCTGGAATACGATGAGCGCTCCTTCCTTGGCTATCGCTTACTGACCGAATATTTCAGCTGCCCTGATAAATTTTTGTTTGTTGATATTCAGCAGCTGAGCGATGTGGCGCAAACCATTCAGGGCAGCAAGCTGGTGATTCAGTGCATGATTCAGCGCTGGCCCGATACCGAGCGCCACGCACGCCTCTTGCATCATTTGCAGGCCTCGCATTTCAAGCTGGGCTGCACGCCGATTGTGAATCTCTTTGTACAGGCGGGTGAGCCCATCCGTGTGACCCACCAGAAAGCCAGCTATCCCGTTGTGCCCGATGCACGCAAGCAGCATGCTTTTGAAGTGATGCAGCTTAGGCGCGTGGTGAGGGTAGAAAAAACCGGCAGCCAGGAAAGCAGCGAAGAAGTTCTGCCGTTTTATGCAATCCGGCACGGGGTGAGTAAAGAAGGGCCCAAGTTTTATTGGCATGCCAGCCGTGAAGCCTCGCCACGCCAGGACGATAAAGGGACGGATTTAGAGCTGCATCTGGTTGATCTTGATTTTAATGCCGTTAGGCCAGGGGCTGAGGTATTAAGCCTAGAATTACTCTGTAGTAATCGTGATCTGCCCGAGCTGATTCCTTTTGGCGGCAGCCAGTCTGGCCAGCATATTGATTTCAGCCTGCCAGGGCATTCGGTGGTGAAGCGGGTAAAGCTGCTGCGTAAACCAAGTAATAGCTTACGTCCGCCGCAAAAGCGCGGCCTGCAGTGGCGTCTGGTTTCGCATTTATCGCTTAACTATTTGTCTTTGATCGAATCGGGGCGCTCAGCTTTGCAAGAAATGCTGGTGCTGTATAACCAGACCGATTCTCCTGTGAATACTCGGCAGATTCAGGGCATCAGCGCCATCAGCAGCGCACCGGCAGTTACACGGGTGATGGGCCGGGATTTTGCGGGCTTTGTGCGCGGTACCGAAATCACCCTGACACTGGATGAAGAATATTACGTAGGCGGCAGTATTTATCTGTTTGCCAGTGTGCTGGAGCGCTTTTTTGCACTGTACTGCTCGCCAAACAGCTTTACCCGTCTGCGGGTAAAAACCAAGCACGAAGAGCTGGCTGCATGGCCTGCCCGAGCGGGTGAGGCTTTGGTTATTTAATGACTCATCTTTGCGTATCAAACGGGAGAGCGCTGCATGGCCAGCTCTAAACACCCTCGTCATCTGGATCAGGAGCTTCTGGCTAATCCAACGGGCTTTGGCTTTTTTCAGGCGGTGCGGCTTTTGGGTTTATCCGCCAGAAAGCGGGGCGACCGGCGCGGACCTTTGCCTTCGGGCCTACGCTTTCGCACCCTAGCTAATTTGTCTTTCCCAGCCAGCGAAATGACCCGC from the Iodobacter fluviatilis genome contains:
- the tssH gene encoding type VI secretion system ATPase TssH translates to MSTPLKALISRLTPTARRAVEEAASRALSRTHFEIEIEHVVLAILAQDDNAGVAALHSLGLSLDQLEKELDAALDRFRTGNTRNPVLSTWLPKWLEKAWLLASAELGQDSVSTLDLLLALVQDDALRATLQGSSATLAKMDGKRALQGYVALRQHGNEAATNSENLPTGDAPDMNLDQPAPRRGSPGLDKYTIDLTAQARLGKIDPVLGRETEIRQMIDILQRRRQNNPILTGEPGVGKTAVVEGLALKIVSGEVPPVLSGVTLRTLDLGLLQAGASVKGEFENRLRQVIDEVKASPVPIILFIDEAHTLIGAGGAAGQNDAANLLKPALARGELRTIAATTWAEYKKYFEKDAALARRFQVVKVDEPAPDIAVQMVRGLTDAMAKHHEVVIMNEAVVAAVHLSSRYITGRQLPDKAISVLDTACARVALSRSGRPAPIENVEVLIANIEREIKALQTEEGHGERIAELTGQREILEVDLQQLQAAWAVQQQVINEIEALKAAATDTKPAKGKKISPLQAKRTELRELQKQHQLAYECVDESVIADVISGWTGIPLGRMVSNELEQVQKLAGLLAERVIGQDHALEQIAERVQIAKANLDDPSKPKGVFMLVGPSGVGKTETALALAESLYGGERNLITINMSEYQEAHSVSGLKGSPPGYVGYGEGGVLTEAVRRKPYSVVLLDEVEKAHPDVMELFFQVFDKGLLEDSEGREVDFKNTIILLTSNTGTDLVMRACEHGVTVEDVTRDPTADDLIEILRPTLQKAFKPAFLGRLTIVPYFPISDEVLRKIVGLKLAKIARRIAQNHGAVLEYPSELVDSIANRCMDVDSGARDADAILTRTVLAQISTDLLARMSAGKPVKKIVLSLKNDEVKVKIS
- a CDS encoding PAAR domain-containing protein yields the protein MKKVIRIGDPTSHGGVVISGASKTVLFGKVVALLGDKVSCPVPGHGICPIVEGDPSWLIDGKPVALEGHKTSCGSALISTMPEMGKG
- a CDS encoding OmpA family protein, with the translated sequence MKKSEIVLACSAVFFAGILTGCTDLPTQPATTASATSWLKAPEAPVVALGKPYMLKFEKMSAKLTPQQEEILTALAPQLKDAKLIILRGYCSKRDIGNAKDSALARAINVEKFLVTQGIVDQKMSLRYNTDDAEHAVELEIGG
- the tssA gene encoding type VI secretion system protein TssA; its protein translation is MTTQDKLATLLAPISADQPAGEDLGYSALFDQIREARRADDPSLSQGDWGQQLKTADWSKVIQLCKQALSQQSKDFQLAAWYGEALVKTRGFAGAHLALQVLDGLLDHYWETAYPEYDPDDLDERVGKLEWFNNQMGMALREVPLTDPIHGGYNWQQWQESREVENMGLKDSQAKEAALAEGKLAGEIFDKSVDASGASWFKQLHTQLEHTQQAYHALDKRIDDRFGFAAPNFAELRNALNACLEVVNRLRLQWGEPSTAPAHHEPAPMISHESPASSPTPQAISHTPARQGPLQSRTDAVRQLVEVARYFRQHEPHSPVALLAERAAKWAEMSLEEWLGSVIKDDATLGQLNELLDIKRND